Part of the Ficedula albicollis isolate OC2 chromosome 6, FicAlb1.5, whole genome shotgun sequence genome is shown below.
GCTTGCTCTCCGGGGGCGGATGGTCCCCTGGGCCGTCGCTCCGCTTCTCTGCCTTCACCACGCGCTGCTGGGCTCGCAGCTTGCCCCGAAGGTTGGAGTACTTGCGCAGGATCCTGGTGCTGGCCTGTGTGGGCAagctcagggcaggctggatggTTTTGTCTTCACTCAGCTCCTTGGTGCTGGCATCCGTGGGAGATGCCTGGTTGGGAGTGGTGGCTTCTTCAGCCTCTGCTTTATCAGCATTCTCACGAATTTTGGCCCAAAGCTTTTGGTTCTTCAGGTTATTCCGAGCCGGGGTAGTGGCGGCAAACTTCTTGAGATGTTTTTTCAAACGTTCAGCTTGTAGTGAGCTGGGGTAGAGACTAGAGGAAGAATATTTCTGCATGGGGACTTTCATGGGGGGAATCTCCCCTGGGAGACGGGTGTTGAGTTTCTTCACAATCACTAGAGACCTGGTTTCAGTTGTCTCCAGAAACCACTGGCATATGTCAGACAGCTTAAAGGCCTTCATAAACAGCATCTGCACAGGAGAAAGTTTCTGTACTTCCAGTGAGCCTCTGCTTTTCCGtgttcttttcttgcttttccaaATCTCTTTCAGTTTGTCGGCTTTGTTCTTTACCTTCGGGGCTGGCTGGacctccttctccagctgaatCCAGCCCTTCTGGATTTTCATGTATTGAGTGTTGAACTCAGCAATGAGCTCCTGGTTGTCCTCTTCAGCACACCACTCCATGAACTTTGGTTTGCTGTCAGCCATGTCTGTGTCCTCCAGTGTTGGGCAGTCATCTTTCCCTGAACTGTGTTCATCCCTCAGTTTGGGGATTGCTTGCATAGACTCCTTCCCTGGTGTGTTCTTTTTTGCACTGTCTACAGGTGCGGGTGCATGTCGTAAGTTATAAAACTGCAGAGCAACCTTTTTATGCTTTGCAGTTTTTGCTGGAAGATGCTTGcttccacctctgctgctgggacacacaGGCAAATTGGTCACCAGCTCATAGTTCACTGGCTTGCCCAGATCCCTAGCACTGTCAGAGCTCTCCTTGTCCTTTGCACTGGCATTGACTGGTTTCACATCCTCTCGCTCAGCATCATTTGCAGGAACACTGGCCTCTGGAGGGAGGAGAATGTTTTTCTCAGAATCAGCCTGGATGCTGATTTCCAGCATCTCACCCGGCTGACTTTGGCTGCTGTTAGCAGAGGAGTCATctttaaaggaattttctccctctgcagcagtCTCTTTTGCTAAGATGCTTTTATAGGTTTGTCTGGTAGTGACACCATTCtccttgcctggctgctgctcagtgatGCTCTCTGGAGCCTGGCCAATGCCTGGCCCTTTGCTGGTTTTGAGCAGCATATCGGGGAAGCAGTCATTTGGGACGTGCATGGATGCTGCCTCATCCAGCTGCACTTCTCTCTTGAACCGCTTAGCACCAGGGCTCTTGGAGAGTTTGATCTGAAGGCAAGgaagctgcacagagctggaagaaCCAGAGTCCTCAGCACTGCCCTCGGCAGCTGACTGGGATTGTTGGCTTCGGAGACACCGGTCTGATGCCACCAGtgctctcctgcctttctttcGCTTCTTGTCTAGACTGTCTTTGGAAGAGACAGAGTCTGAGCTGTTTGGGTCAGGTGGCATTTCCCCTTCAGTGGGGTCTTTATCACCTTCTGTGCTATTATTCTGCATTGCCTCCACTTCCAAGATTTTGGGGAGGGGTGTGCTGACGAGCACAGCATCCTCTTGCTCAAGAGGGCTGTCACCCACCACGACTGATGATTTGGCTTCTGGCTTTGCACCGACGCTTTTGTTCACATCCTCGCACTGCAAAGTGGCAGGGGGCTCCAGGGGGCTCTCCCCATCCATGGTGGCAGGGGGCTCCAGGGGGCTCTCCCCGTCCATGGTGGCGGGGGGCTCCAGGTGGCTCTCCCCATCCATGGTGTCAGGGGGCTCCAGGGGGCTCTCCCCATCCACAGTGGCAGGGGGCTCCAGGGGGCTCTCCCCATCCATGGTGGCAGGGGGCTCCAGGGGGCTCTCCCCATCCATGGTGGCAGGGGGCTCCAGGGGGCTCTCCCCATCCATGGTGGCGGGGGGCTCATCAGGAGTCTGCGAGCCTGGAGAGCGTGGGGAAGGCTCTGCCAGACACTGCCCACAGAGCTCGGCATGCCCTGAGTCTGGAAGCTGGGCAGGATCACTGGCACTATCACAGGGCAGAGGTGTTGTGTCTGTAGCGGTAGAGGGCTGTGAGGAGGACTttggctctgggctggcagggaggtcTGGAATAGTTTGTACGTCAGAGCCTGAACAACCGTCCTCCTCACCATGTGCTTTTGAGACTGAAAAGGTAGAAATATCAGCagtctgcctgctgctgctgccattcccagAGGAGCCCAGACTACTGCCAGCCTCCCAGGTGACAGTGCCTCCTACTGTCATCCCCTCCCCTTCAGCAGGAGGGGAGCCAGGTGGCGGTGAGCTGGCCGAGCTGTCCTCTTTCTGGGGGCTGggtggagcagagagggagaagaacGGCATGGCCACGGCATCTTCTCTTGATCGCAGTGCTCGGGTATCCCGGAGCTGCATGGAG
Proteins encoded:
- the C6H10orf12 gene encoding uncharacterized protein C10orf12 homolog, with protein sequence MVRLCTHHQKQFIRVLNDIYTEVQPDSDGQQLSESESMEASTCGSGCSQRSTENQDKGATCTESKLPSTLDPGESGADGPLQVTGQALKQPVELKSLDGAENSSPTLRRDFCELPITRLRSASPKDSPTQGYLSTLNSSSLNFHHAAKSLEGQQAAGHEQEAGIRKCEDNKEQLAGKTLMEGYISVKVANVNGSEDSLDSCLGSQKGSFRALPEESWDPGFAVTPPRRADKENTLQCSSKASLHQDLDAKEQDVRPKQENHLHAMAKGKAGCQLHAADKGVLDKSREGWLPTGAVPAAHRTPGGHPRTKAASLRSSRKSKKASGLRINDYDNQCDVVYISQPITECHLEPQRLVPPRRTARKSTRGYYFNGECCELPTVRTLVRSSRPEERASSPALRTDTLVSAKPPLVLSVEGSAGAGREGEKRVSLRLLAKVAPASREMKERAEPGSMQLRDTRALRSREDAVAMPFFSLSAPPSPQKEDSSASSPPPGSPPAEGEGMTVGGTVTWEAGSSLGSSGNGSSSRQTADISTFSVSKAHGEEDGCSGSDVQTIPDLPASPEPKSSSQPSTATDTTPLPCDSASDPAQLPDSGHAELCGQCLAEPSPRSPGSQTPDEPPATMDGESPLEPPATMDGESPLEPPATMDGESPLEPPATVDGESPLEPPDTMDGESHLEPPATMDGESPLEPPATMDGESPLEPPATLQCEDVNKSVGAKPEAKSSVVVGDSPLEQEDAVLVSTPLPKILEVEAMQNNSTEGDKDPTEGEMPPDPNSSDSVSSKDSLDKKRKKGRRALVASDRCLRSQQSQSAAEGSAEDSGSSSSVQLPCLQIKLSKSPGAKRFKREVQLDEAASMHVPNDCFPDMLLKTSKGPGIGQAPESITEQQPGKENGVTTRQTYKSILAKETAAEGENSFKDDSSANSSQSQPGEMLEISIQADSEKNILLPPEASVPANDAEREDVKPVNASAKDKESSDSARDLGKPVNYELVTNLPVCPSSRGGSKHLPAKTAKHKKVALQFYNLRHAPAPVDSAKKNTPGKESMQAIPKLRDEHSSGKDDCPTLEDTDMADSKPKFMEWCAEEDNQELIAEFNTQYMKIQKGWIQLEKEVQPAPKVKNKADKLKEIWKSKKRTRKSRGSLEVQKLSPVQMLFMKAFKLSDICQWFLETTETRSLVIVKKLNTRLPGEIPPMKVPMQKYSSSSLYPSSLQAERLKKHLKKFAATTPARNNLKNQKLWAKIRENADKAEAEEATTPNQASPTDASTKELSEDKTIQPALSLPTQASTRILRKYSNLRGKLRAQQRVVKAEKRSDGPGDHPPPESKQSRKSVCINPLMSPKLALQIKAAAFPAKSPSVDGTGKGRKGKSRSQEDPLPKVDLQLSKKKKMLKESGSTQERSSSSTKDKLPAKKASKIKHSEVSAKSPATRKQTAMERSNKLARKMSLKEKRVPKKQLEKMRLPMRKGKENTSRRAVLPPSHEELSKPPKQKPLGESSTRSQKMANKKHSSGKTLTRSMKKMQENSVSQGKRKLRAKVDCSHSKRSRLDPK